A single Ketogulonicigenium vulgare WSH-001 DNA region contains:
- a CDS encoding 50S ribosomal protein L11 methyltransferase, producing MTMYSAHTTLPDQDSAEALGEALEDLEPFGVGVFEIEDGSGLYEIGVHFEEQPDEIILDLLAASFGAKPFVVSEVPDVDWVAKVKRELSPVEAGRFFVYGGHDADKVPEGRLPLLIEAAMAFGTGHHGTTLGCLRALDRLETQGFKSANTADIGAGTAVLAMAAAHLWPETVVAGDIDPVAVDVAAANAEANGMKGRVICVEAAGFDAAEIRARAPFELVFANILKGPLVALAPEMGGNVVSGGVIILSGILNEQADSVIEVYNTAGFTLKWRDEVTDWTTLTMVKN from the coding sequence ATGACGATGTATTCGGCCCATACGACCCTGCCTGATCAAGACAGCGCCGAGGCGCTGGGCGAGGCGCTGGAGGATCTGGAACCCTTTGGCGTTGGTGTATTCGAGATCGAGGACGGCTCGGGCCTATACGAGATCGGTGTTCATTTCGAAGAGCAGCCCGACGAGATCATCCTCGATCTGCTGGCCGCAAGCTTTGGCGCGAAACCCTTTGTCGTCTCGGAAGTGCCGGATGTCGACTGGGTCGCCAAGGTCAAGCGCGAGCTGTCCCCCGTCGAGGCGGGCCGCTTTTTCGTCTATGGCGGCCATGATGCCGACAAAGTCCCCGAAGGCCGCTTGCCGCTGTTGATCGAGGCCGCAATGGCCTTTGGCACCGGCCACCATGGCACGACGCTGGGCTGCCTGCGCGCGCTGGACCGGCTGGAGACCCAAGGGTTCAAATCCGCGAACACCGCCGATATCGGCGCGGGTACCGCTGTTCTGGCGATGGCCGCGGCGCATCTGTGGCCTGAAACGGTTGTGGCGGGCGATATCGACCCCGTCGCCGTTGATGTCGCCGCCGCCAATGCCGAGGCGAACGGTATGAAGGGTCGCGTCATCTGTGTCGAAGCCGCAGGCTTTGATGCTGCCGAGATTCGCGCCCGTGCGCCGTTCGAGCTGGTCTTTGCCAATATCCTGAAAGGCCCGCTGGTCGCCCTTGCCCCCGAAATGGGCGGCAATGTCGTGTCGGGCGGCGTCATCATCTTGTCGGGTATCCTCAACGAGCAGGCCGATAGCGTGATCGAGGTCTATAACACCGCTGGTTTCACGCTGAAATGGCGTGACGAGGTGACGGACTGGACCACGCTGACGATGGTGAAAAACTAA
- the rodA gene encoding rod shape-determining protein RodA — protein sequence MTYLNYNLRSVPTGIRKLLYLNWPIILLVVALCSAGFLMLYSIAGGRMETWAEPQMKRFAVGMVAMFVIAMVPIWIWKNMSIIFYLIALALLVGVELFGHVGMGAQRWLELGPIRIQPSEPAKIAMVMMLAAYYDWLPVKKVSHPFWVLLPVLLILIPAGLVFLQPNLGTSMLIIMTGGIMMWVAGVHWAYFATVVSAAAGGVWAIFAARGTSWQFLHDYQYRRIDTFLNPANDPLGAGYNINQATIALGSGGLTGRGFMQGTQSRLNFLPEKQTDFIFNTLAEEFGFIGSITLLSLYALVMFFCISSALSNRDRYASLMIVGISATFFTLFAVNMMMVMGLAPVVGVPLPLVSYGGSQLMVMLAAFGLLQSAHVHRPR from the coding sequence ATGACCTATCTGAATTACAACCTGCGCTCTGTGCCCACGGGCATCCGCAAGCTGCTTTACCTGAACTGGCCGATCATCTTGTTGGTGGTCGCCCTGTGCAGCGCGGGCTTTTTGATGCTCTATTCCATTGCCGGCGGGCGGATGGAAACCTGGGCCGAGCCGCAGATGAAGCGTTTCGCCGTCGGCATGGTGGCGATGTTCGTCATCGCGATGGTGCCGATCTGGATCTGGAAGAATATGTCCATCATCTTCTACCTGATCGCACTGGCGCTGCTGGTCGGGGTGGAATTGTTCGGCCATGTCGGCATGGGCGCGCAGCGCTGGCTGGAACTGGGGCCGATCCGCATCCAGCCCTCCGAGCCTGCCAAGATCGCCATGGTGATGATGCTGGCGGCCTATTATGACTGGCTGCCGGTGAAAAAGGTCTCGCATCCGTTTTGGGTGCTGCTGCCGGTGCTGCTGATCCTGATCCCGGCGGGGCTGGTGTTCTTGCAGCCGAACCTTGGCACATCGATGCTGATCATCATGACGGGCGGCATTATGATGTGGGTCGCGGGCGTGCATTGGGCCTATTTCGCAACGGTCGTCAGCGCAGCGGCAGGCGGGGTTTGGGCGATTTTCGCAGCGCGCGGCACCAGTTGGCAATTCCTGCACGATTACCAATACCGCCGGATCGACACGTTCCTGAACCCTGCAAATGACCCTCTGGGCGCGGGTTACAATATCAATCAGGCGACGATTGCGCTGGGATCTGGGGGCCTGACGGGGCGCGGCTTTATGCAGGGCACGCAGTCGCGACTGAACTTCCTGCCGGAAAAGCAGACGGACTTTATCTTTAACACGCTGGCGGAAGAATTCGGCTTTATCGGCTCGATCACGCTGCTGTCGCTATATGCGCTGGTGATGTTCTTTTGCATCTCATCGGCGCTGTCGAACCGTGACCGCTATGCCTCGCTGATGATCGTGGGGATTTCGGCGACGTTCTTCACGCTATTTGCGGTGAATATGATGATGGTGATGGGACTTGCCCCCGTGGTGGGCGTGCCGCTGCCGCTGGTGTCTTATGGCGGATCACAGTTGATGGTGATGCTGGCGGCATTTGGGCTGCTGCAAAGCGCCCATGTGCATCGGCCGAGATAG
- the mrdA gene encoding penicillin-binding protein 2: MRSGHRDTSERGPRFTRRALLMTTAQAGVIGLLGWRMHQLQVNQSDEFRMLAEENRISMQLIPPARGLIYDINGVALAANEPVYRITIVRENAGDVDDVLNRLAQIITLRPEDIARTKEEIARRAAFVPVTVIERISWEEVSRVQVNAPALPGISAEVGLSRVYPHGQDTAHVVGYVGPVSDYDLSLMTEPDPILQIPRFQIGKTGVENRLEAAMRGKAGTRRIEVNALGRVMRELDCQEGDSGADIQLTLDSKLQAYVEARLDGESASCVVMDCETGDLKAIGSAPSFDPNLFVRGISVADWTGLNENMYRPLAAKAFQGTYPPGSTFKAITALAAMEAGVLTPEETIYCRGYTEVSGTRFHCWRPSGHGNVNFHDSLKFSCDCYYYEAAQRVGIDAMAVMARKFGLGTRHDLPLSAVASGLAPDRQWKREVRGEDWRIGDTVNASIGQGYVLASPLQLAIMTARLASGRNIEPRMIHAIDGVVQPLIGGESLGLNENFLRRARLSMYDVVNHQRGTAYATRFDIAGQQMAGKTGTSQVRRITAEERARGVTRNEDLPWERRDHALWINYAPFDRPKYAVAVVVEHGGGGGTVAGPIGRDVTMQALAGGFPELTAYPAATRGRAEEIQNRVRALMEARDRAHQNRA; the protein is encoded by the coding sequence GTGAGATCAGGACATCGCGATACATCCGAACGTGGTCCCCGCTTTACCCGGCGGGCGCTGCTGATGACCACCGCGCAGGCCGGTGTCATCGGCCTTTTGGGCTGGCGGATGCATCAGTTGCAGGTGAACCAATCGGATGAATTCCGCATGTTGGCCGAGGAAAACCGCATCTCGATGCAGTTGATCCCGCCCGCGCGCGGATTGATCTATGACATCAACGGCGTCGCGCTGGCCGCAAACGAGCCCGTCTATCGCATCACCATCGTGCGCGAGAATGCGGGCGATGTGGATGACGTGCTGAACCGCCTGGCGCAGATCATCACGCTGCGCCCCGAGGATATCGCCCGCACGAAAGAGGAAATTGCCCGCCGCGCCGCCTTTGTGCCGGTGACGGTGATCGAGCGCATTTCCTGGGAGGAGGTCTCGCGCGTGCAGGTGAACGCCCCCGCCCTGCCCGGCATCTCGGCCGAGGTCGGCCTCTCGCGCGTCTATCCGCACGGGCAGGACACGGCGCATGTGGTGGGCTATGTCGGCCCGGTCAGCGATTATGACCTGAGCCTGATGACCGAGCCTGACCCGATCCTGCAAATCCCGCGTTTCCAGATCGGCAAGACCGGCGTTGAAAACCGCCTCGAGGCTGCCATGCGCGGCAAAGCTGGCACCCGCCGGATCGAGGTGAACGCCCTTGGCCGCGTCATGCGCGAGCTGGACTGCCAAGAGGGCGACAGCGGTGCCGACATTCAACTGACCCTTGATTCCAAGTTGCAGGCCTATGTCGAGGCGCGTCTGGACGGCGAAAGCGCCTCCTGCGTGGTGATGGATTGCGAGACGGGTGATCTGAAAGCCATCGGCAGCGCGCCATCCTTTGACCCGAACCTGTTCGTGCGCGGCATCTCGGTCGCCGACTGGACGGGTCTGAACGAGAATATGTATCGCCCGCTGGCGGCAAAGGCCTTTCAGGGCACCTACCCGCCCGGCTCGACGTTCAAAGCGATCACCGCACTTGCGGCGATGGAAGCGGGCGTGCTGACACCCGAAGAGACGATCTATTGCCGCGGCTATACCGAAGTGTCGGGTACGCGATTCCACTGCTGGCGCCCCAGCGGCCATGGCAATGTGAATTTCCACGACAGTCTGAAATTCAGCTGCGACTGCTATTACTACGAGGCCGCCCAGCGCGTCGGCATCGATGCGATGGCGGTGATGGCGCGCAAATTCGGCCTTGGGACACGCCACGACCTGCCGCTGTCTGCCGTGGCCTCGGGCCTTGCGCCCGACCGGCAGTGGAAACGCGAAGTGCGCGGCGAGGATTGGCGGATCGGCGACACGGTCAATGCCTCGATCGGTCAGGGTTATGTGCTGGCCTCGCCGTTGCAACTGGCGATTATGACCGCGCGCCTTGCCTCTGGCCGCAATATCGAGCCGCGCATGATCCATGCGATTGATGGTGTCGTCCAGCCGCTGATCGGCGGCGAAAGCCTTGGGCTGAACGAGAATTTCCTGCGCCGCGCGCGCCTGTCGATGTATGATGTGGTGAACCATCAACGCGGCACCGCCTATGCGACGCGCTTTGACATCGCGGGCCAGCAGATGGCGGGCAAGACCGGCACCAGCCAAGTGCGCCGCATCACCGCCGAGGAACGCGCCCGCGGTGTGACCCGCAACGAGGATCTGCCGTGGGAGCGGCGCGACCACGCGCTATGGATCAATTACGCGCCCTTTGACCGCCCGAAATATGCGGTGGCGGTGGTCGTCGAACATGGCGGTGGCGGCGGCACTGTTGCGGGGCCGATTGGTCGTGATGTGACCATGCAGGCGCTGGCGGGCGGCTTCCCCGAATTGACCGCCTATCCCGCCGCCACGCGCGGCCGGGCCGAGGAAATTCAAAACCGCGTCCGGGCCCTGATGGAAGCCCGCGACCGCGCCCATCAGAACCGCGCATGA
- the mreC gene encoding rod shape-determining protein MreC, with amino-acid sequence MAQDRKSSGGKASGDEYVRPVRRLVVGTLVMVMIALFLVWRIDSPRVERMRTAVIDTVVPRMQWIAAPVTGATKLIADFQSYRRIYDQNRELRLELQQMRAWREAALQLEQENAKLLDLNNVRIDPTLTYVTGEVLADSGSPFRQSVLLNVGARDGIIDGWPAMDGIGLVGRISGVGSHTSRVLLLTDSSSKVPVLIQPSGQRAILSGDNTIYPVIEFLENADQVRPGDRVVSSGDGGIFPADMLVGQVALGTDRRLRVRLSADYERLEFLRVLRAPRIEAITDPGGLLVTPRLEIAGPPAPEGELPDG; translated from the coding sequence TTGGCGCAAGACCGCAAATCTTCAGGGGGTAAGGCCTCGGGCGACGAATACGTTCGCCCGGTGCGCCGCCTTGTTGTCGGCACATTGGTCATGGTGATGATCGCGCTGTTTCTGGTCTGGCGCATCGACAGCCCGCGCGTCGAGCGGATGCGCACTGCCGTCATCGACACCGTCGTGCCGCGTATGCAGTGGATCGCAGCCCCTGTGACCGGCGCGACCAAGCTGATCGCCGATTTCCAAAGCTATCGCCGCATCTATGACCAGAACCGCGAATTGCGCCTCGAGCTGCAACAGATGCGCGCCTGGCGCGAGGCGGCGCTGCAGCTCGAGCAGGAAAATGCCAAGCTGCTGGATCTGAACAACGTTCGCATCGACCCGACGCTGACCTATGTGACGGGCGAAGTGCTGGCCGATAGCGGCTCGCCCTTTCGCCAGTCGGTGCTGCTGAACGTTGGCGCGCGCGATGGTATCATCGATGGCTGGCCTGCGATGGACGGGATCGGCCTTGTCGGGCGGATCTCGGGCGTGGGCAGCCACACCTCGCGCGTGCTGCTGCTGACGGATAGCTCTAGCAAAGTGCCGGTACTGATCCAGCCCTCGGGGCAACGGGCGATTCTGTCGGGCGACAATACGATCTATCCGGTGATCGAATTTTTGGAAAACGCCGACCAAGTACGCCCCGGGGATCGCGTTGTCTCATCGGGCGACGGCGGGATTTTTCCGGCGGATATGCTGGTTGGGCAGGTCGCGCTGGGGACGGACCGCCGCCTTCGCGTGCGCCTCTCGGCGGATTACGAACGCCTTGAATTCCTGCGCGTGTTGCGCGCCCCGCGGATCGAGGCGATCACCGACCCCGGCGGATTGCTGGTAACACCGCGGCTAGAGATCGCAGGCCCGCCCGCACCCGAGGGAGAGCTGCCCGATGGCTGA
- a CDS encoding rod shape-determining protein, translating into MAIFGGLFSSDMAIDLGTANTLVYIKGRGIVLSEPSVVAYHIKDGVKKVLAVGEEAKLMLGRTPGTIQAIRPMREGVIADFASAEEMIKYFIRKVHRRTPFAPKPNIIVCVPHGATPVEKRAIRQSVLSAGARRAGLIVEPIAAAIGAGMPITDPTGSMVVDIGGGTTEVAVLSLGDIVYARSVRVGGDRMDEAIINYLRRQQNLLVGEATAERIKTTIGTARMPDDGRGQSMVIRGRDLINGVPKETEITQAQIAEALAEPVSQICEAVITALEATPPDLAADIVDRGVMMTGGGALLGDLDQALREQTGLAISVAEESLNCVALGTGRALEYEKQLRHVIDYDS; encoded by the coding sequence ATGGCAATTTTTGGGGGCTTGTTCTCGTCGGATATGGCGATCGACCTGGGGACAGCGAATACGCTGGTCTATATCAAAGGGCGCGGCATTGTTCTGTCCGAGCCCTCGGTGGTCGCCTATCATATTAAGGACGGCGTGAAGAAGGTTCTGGCCGTGGGCGAGGAAGCCAAGCTGATGCTGGGCCGCACGCCCGGCACCATCCAGGCCATCCGTCCAATGCGCGAGGGGGTCATCGCGGACTTTGCCTCGGCGGAAGAGATGATCAAGTATTTCATCCGCAAAGTGCACCGCCGCACGCCCTTTGCACCCAAACCCAATATCATCGTCTGTGTGCCGCACGGCGCTACTCCTGTTGAAAAACGCGCGATCCGTCAGTCGGTTCTGTCCGCAGGTGCCCGCCGCGCCGGCCTGATTGTCGAGCCGATCGCAGCCGCCATCGGCGCGGGAATGCCCATCACCGACCCCACCGGCAGCATGGTTGTCGATATCGGCGGCGGCACAACCGAAGTCGCAGTCCTATCGCTTGGCGATATCGTTTACGCCCGCTCGGTCCGCGTCGGCGGTGACCGCATGGACGAGGCGATCATCAACTATCTGCGGCGCCAGCAAAACCTGCTGGTCGGCGAGGCAACGGCCGAGCGGATCAAAACCACCATCGGCACGGCCCGTATGCCCGACGATGGCCGTGGCCAGTCGATGGTCATTCGCGGCCGCGACCTGATCAACGGCGTTCCCAAAGAGACCGAGATCACCCAAGCGCAGATCGCCGAGGCTTTGGCAGAACCTGTCAGCCAGATCTGCGAGGCGGTGATCACCGCGCTGGAGGCGACGCCCCCCGATCTGGCCGCCGATATCGTTGATCGCGGCGTGATGATGACAGGCGGCGGCGCATTGCTGGGCGATCTGGATCAGGCCCTGCGCGAGCAAACCGGCCTTGCGATCTCGGTCGCCGAGGAATCGCTGAATTGCGTCGCACTCGGCACCGGACGCGCGCTGGAGTATGAAAAGCAACTTCGCCACGTGATCGACTACGATAGCTGA